The genome window TGCCCGTGCCTATGTCTGGAGATACTTTTGCCCGCCGGTATTCCGTAGTTGCTGATACCCGGCGCCGCTGGAGCGAGGACGAGAAGCAGGCGATCATCGCCGAGGCTTTGCAGCCCGGCGTGAATGTGTCAGCGGTCGCCCGCAGGCATGGGATCAAGCCAAGCCTTCTGTTTCGTTGGCGGAAGCTGGCCAAGAACGACGAGAAGCCAGAGCCCGCACCGGCATTCCTGCCGGTCTCTCTGACGGCGCCAGGGAAGAGCCGCGACACGATCTACGATCACAGCGCCAGTGACGCGCCCGCCGCCGATAATCGCATCGAGATCGAGCTTTTGAACGGGCGGCGCGTGCGGGTTGGCCCCGGCGCCGACATGGGCGCGTTGAAGCGCATTCTCGATATTGCCGACGGGAGGAGACCATGATCCCGGTTCCGACCGGCGTGCGGGTGTGGCTGGCGACGGGTCACACCGATATGCGCAGGGGCTTCCCGTCGCTGTCCTTGCAGGTCCAGGAGGTTTTGCAGCGCGATCCTTTGAGCGGCCATCTGTTTTGCTTTCGCGGCCGCCGGGGCGATCTTCTGAAGGTGATCTGGCATGACGGCCAGGGCGCCTGCCTTTTTACGAAGCGTCTGGAGAAAGGCCGGTTCTTGTGGCCGAGCCCGGCTGACGGCGCGATCTCGATTTCGCCCGCGCAGCTTGGCTATCTGCTCTCCGGGATCGATTGGCGCAATCCGCAAAAAACCTGGAGACCGACTTCGGTTGGCTGACGGTTTGCCTTTGAAAACGTTGGCGAACCATGATTCTCTTGTCGGGTGACCACGCCGCTTGACGCTCTTCCTTCCGACCTTGCCGCCGCGCATGCGATGATCCTCGCCGAGCGCGCCGCCCGCCTTTCCGCCGAGGCCGTTGCGGCTCGCGCTCGCGCGGCGACATCCAGCACGGACGCGCTGATCGCTCATCTGAGGCTCGAGATCGAGAAGCTGCGGCGGGTGCTTTACGGTAGCCGCTCGGAGCACAAGGCGCGGCTCCTGGAGCAGATGGAGCTTCAGCTCGAAGAGCTGGAGACAGCCGCGGCCGAGGACGAGCTTCTCGCCGAGACAGCCACAGCCCGGACGCAAGGCACGCCATCCTCTACGCGCAAGCATCCATCGCGCAAGCCTTTCCCGGCGCATCTGCCGCGCGAGCGCGTGGTGCTCCCGGCGCCGACATGTTGTCCGTCTTGCGGCTCGACGAAGCTGTCGAAGCTCGGCGAGGACGTCACCGAGACGCTCGAGGTTGTTCCGCGCCGCTGGAAAGTCATCCAAACGGTGCGCGAGAAGTTCTCCTGCCGGTGCTGCGAGGCGATCGCGCAACCGCCGGCGCCCTTTCATGCAACGCCGCGCGGTTTTGCCGGGCCGGGCCTTTTGGCCATGATCTTGTTCGAGAAGTTCGGCCAGCACCAGCCTCTCAACCGGCAAAGCGAGCGGTATGCGCGCGAAGGCGTCGAACTTTCCGTCTCGACGCTGGCCGATCAGGTTGGGTCCTGCATGGCGGCGCTGCAACCGCTCCAGGCGCTGATCGAGGCCCATGTTCTTTCGGCCGAACGGTTGTTTGGCGACGACACGACGGTGCCGATCCTGGCGAAAGGCAAGACAGTCACCGGCCGCATCTGGACCTATGTCAGAGACGATCGCCCTTTTGGCGGGACCGCGCCGCCGGCCGCGCTTTACTACGCTTCGCGAGACCGAAGGCAGGAGCATCCCGAGAGCCATCTTCGAGACTTCGCCGGCATTTTGCAGGCCGACGCCTATAGCGGCTATAACGGGCTTTACGATCCGGCGCGCGAAAAAGGCGCCATCGTCTCGGCGCTGTGCTGGGCGCACGCCAGGCGCCAGTTCTTCGAACTGGCTGACATCGCCGCCAACGCGAAGCGCGGCAAACAGGCGCCGGCCATCTCCCCGATTGCGCTGGAAGCGGTCAAGCGCATCGACGCGCTGTTCGACATCGAGCGCTCCATCAACGGCCTTCCCGCCAGCGAGCGCCTGCGCGTGCGCCAGAAGCAAAGCGCGCCGCTTCTGGCCGATCTGAAAACCTCGCTTGGCGAGGAGCGCTCGCGATTGTCGCGCTCGGCTTCCGTCGCCAGGCCCATCGATTATCTGCTCAAGCGCTGGGATCGGTTCGCCGCTTTCCTTGGCGACAGCCGCATCTGCCTGAGCAACAACTCGGCCGAACGAGCGCTGAGAGGTTTTGCGCTCGGAAGAAAGTCGTGGCTCTTCGCCGGTTCAGATCGCGGCGCCGACCGGGCCGCCTTTATGATGACGATGATCATGACGGCCAAACTCAACGGCATCGATCCGATGGCTTGGCTGGCCGATGTGCTCGCCCGCATCGCAGGCCAGCCGCAAAGCCGACTCCATGAGCTGCTGCCCTGGGAATGGAAGCAGCCCGGCTTGCAACTGGCGGCGTAGTCATCAACCGCAAGCGCTCACGCTGCGGCCCTCACCGGATGCTTACGTTTGCCGGAAGCCAGCGAGGGTCTCCCAGCCGAACAACCGACCGAGAACGGGCCGACCTGTGCTCCGAGGCCGCGCGCGGATCATCTGTGCCCCTTTCCCGCCGGGCCTGCCCGGCTTTCCCCAGCGCCTAAGCCCTTCGGCGGCGCCCCGCAAGGGGCAGGCCCTCCGCTGACGCGGCCCTGACGGGTGCGGGTCTTCGCGCGCGCGGGCTTTCCGGGGCGCGGAGCCGGGCAATCAGGCCCGGCGAAGGAAAGGACACCTTCCATGACCCGCGCCGCACCTTCCCTCGACGTCTATCAGGCCGTCACCGACCGCATCGTCGCCGCCCTTGAATCCGCCGGGGAAGCCTCCCTGCCGTGGCATCGCCCGGGCCTCGACAGTCTCCTGCCGAAGAATGCTTCCACCGGCAACGGCTACCGGGGCATTAACGTCGTCTCCCTGTGGGCCGAGGCCCAGCTTGCCGGATACACCCGCAACCTTTGGGCCAGCTACCGGCAGTGGCAGGAACTCGGAGCCCAGGTGAAGAAGGGCGCCAAAAGCTCCATCGTCATCTTCTACAAGGAGTTCGAGGTCGAGCCCGAAACCGCCAACCCCGACGACGACGGCAAGCGCCGGGTCGCAAAGGCGAGCCGCGTGTTCAACGCGAGCCAGGTCGAGGGGTTCGAGCTGCCGCCCATGCCGGAAAACCTCGGGCCGATCGCCCGCAATGCCCGCGCGGACGAGGTGGTTGCCGCCACCGGCGCCGACATCCGCCACGGCGGGGAAGCGGCCTATTACCGTCCGTCCGCCGATTACATCCAGATGCCCGAGGAAGGGCTGTTCATGGATAATGCCCATCGATGCCGGTCGGAGGCTTACTATTCCGTGCTGTTCCATGAGCTCGGGCACTGGAGCGGTGCCGAACGCCGCCTCAACCGCAAGCTCGGCAACAAGTTCGGGTCGCCCGACTACGCCCTGGAGGAGCTGATTGCGGAGCTGACCAGCGCATTCCTCTGCGCCGAGCTCCGGTTCTCCCCGCAGCCGCGTCCCGACCACGCGCAGTATATCGCGAACTGGCTCAAAGCCCTGAAATCCGACAAGCGCGCCGTGTTTACCGCGTCCGCGCGGGCCGCCGAAGCTGCCGATTTCCTCGTGAAGCCCTCCTCGTGAGGGCTTTTCATTTTGCGGACGCTTGGAAGGGGCATGGCACCTGCGCTGATGCCTCATCGCCAGGGATTGCAAGTCACCGAGCGCACCCGTAAGAAGGTACTTGTTCGTAGTTACACCGGCTTCCCATGCGCTTTTGGTGGGTTAATCAGAACCAGACCTATCGCCACGAGATCCGAGGCGGATACCTCTGGTCGCCCAAGCGCAATGCCAACGGTAATCGCAACGCTTTCTACGAATCCATGCGAGAGGTGGCGCCGGGAGACATCGTATTCTCCTTCAAAGACACCCTTATCTGTGCCATCGGCGTGGCGCAGTCCTACTGCTGGGAAAGCCCCAAGCCAGACGAGTTCGGTAACGCCGGGGCCTATTGGGAAGATATCGGCTGGAAAGTCACCGTGCTGTTCACGGAACTGACGCACAGGATCCGGCCTAAAGACCACATGGACCTGCTGAAGGCTCTTCTACCCCGAAAATACAGTCCGCTCCAGGATAGCGGCAACGGCAATCAGGCCGTCTACCTCACTGAGGTGCCCGAGGGCATGGCTGATGCCCTCGTGGGACTTATCGGTTATGAGGCCCAAGTTGTCCTGCATGCAGCCGGGGAGGTGCTGCCCGTCCCGGCTGACGATCTTGAAGAGCAGGAACGGAAAATCGAACACAGGATCGAGGCGGACAGTACGATCGTGGAGACCGACCGCCAGGCGTTGATTCGGGCGCGGCGCGGCCAAGGCCTGTTCAAGGACCGGGTTAGCCGGATTGAAGCTTGCTGCCGCGTAACTAAAGTCGACAACCCAACCCATCTGATTGCCAGCCATTGCAAGCCTTGGCGAGATTCAACGAACGAGGAACGGCTCGACGGGGAGAACGGTCTTCTTCTCACGCCGAGTATCGATCACCTATTCGATCGGGGCTTCATCAGTTTCGAAGATACGGGGAGGCTCATCATCTCACCCGTGGCGCACAGGCCATCCCTTCGGAGGATGGGGGTCGAGACCGACAATCCCGTGAACGTCGGCGTCTTCACGAGCGGCCAGAAGAAGTTTTTGGATCTCCATCGAAACGGTGTGCTTCTTCAAGCCATGCGCGGGTAGCGCACTTCAATAATTGATACGGACGACGATTTTGAGAAAACACATACCAGCCGCCATCCTTACAGTTTGTTCTGCCGTATTCCATGCCGGTCCTGCCTTCGGATGGGGTGACACCGGCCACAGGATCATCTGCCGCATAGCTTACGACGAGCTGCGCCCGGAGGTCCGTGGCAGGGTTGATGCGCTGGAAGCGATTGATCCCCGCTACAGGACGTTTACTGACCTTTGCACAGCCGCCGACAAGTCTCCCCGTATGCGGCCTGCGGAGCATTTCGTGAACCTGCCCCGTTCGGCCCGGTCCATTGATCCAGCGACACCATGCCCAGTATCGGATCGATGTGTGGTGTCCGCCGTCCTTGATGATATGCGCGACCTCGCTTTTGCCCAGGACGTTACCGAGCAACTCCGTCTTTTGAAGACCCTGACGCATTTCATGGGGGATATACACCAGCCCATGCATGTGAGCTTTGAGGATGACAAAGGCGGCAACCTCATTAGCGCGTCGGGCCTGTGCGGACGAAGCCTTCATGCCGCGTGGGATAGCTGCCTTATTGAAAAGACGCTGGGATTCGATTCGGACACTATCGCTACGTCATTGGAGGCCGAGATAACCAGCGGCGACCGTTCCCGTTGGCTCGCAGGCGACATTGGCCCCAAGGCCGTGGCCAGTTGGGCAAACGAAACCTTTACCATTACGACGCGGCCGGAGGTTGGCTATTGCGAACGGGCCTCGGACGGGTGCCGCTACAGCGCATACCAGCCCGAATATCACGGAGGCGCCCAGAAGGTGGTCGTTGTTGACGAGCACTATCTGTCCGTGAACGCTCCCTTCGTGCGGGACCGCATCAAGGCAGCAGGTGTCAGGCTCGGCGCGGTTTTGAACAGCGTTCTTATGCCAGACCAGTCACCGGTCGGTGAATACCCCGAGCGTACACGGCAATAAGAGACGAGGTCGGCAGTGCCGTTTCTGGGGAGTAGTTCCTGTCTCCTTCGAAGCATTGCTGCGGCTAATGCTCGAAATCGAATACAATCGCGCTAACGTCCCTTGCGCCATGCAGAAAGCGAACGACGCGGGTTTCGCGGTCGGTAACGCGGAAATAGATGCAATAGTCGCCCAGAACATGCAGGCGAAGGCCGGGGCTTATCCACTCGCGGGATACGCCACTGTGACCAAGATCGGCGAGAGCAACCAGCTCGTCATCGATGCGCTGAAGGAAGCGCATGGCAACCTCGCCACCCGCCTTCTCCGTCAGATGTGTGATGGTTTCGCGGATATCAGCGCGAGCGGCATCGGAAATGTCGAGCCGTTTGGGGGAAAGCGGAGGGTGAGTCGGCATGCCGCACTGTAAGCGGCTTTTCAACCTTTGGCGAGACGGGGCTCAGCGTTTGATGGCGTCCTGCATTTCCCGCACCAGGTCTCCCGCTTTGTAGCTCCGGAAGCGCCCGGCAGCCAAGTCGGCATCGCCCTCGGCGATAGCCTGCCGCAGGGCCTTGAGCTTCAGCTTCTCTTGTTCCAGAAGGCGTAGTCCGGCACGCACCACTTCGCTGGCATTGCCGTATTCGCCACTCTCAATCTGGGCGCTGATGAAGCGGTCATCCCGGTCCGTCAGGGAGACGGTTTTGCGGTATTGGGTGGACATAGTCTGCTCCCTCTTCTCGACCACAGTATAGGTCATATCATACCTAATCACAATAGGTGTGATATGTAATTCGCACGCTCGGTCCCGGTGGTCCATGCCAGAGAGCTTCAGGGTTAGGTGCGGCAAGGCTCCATCTCCAGCGTCCGATGCAGGTCACCAGAGTTTGCGTTCGGGCCGTTAGTCAGCGGGGTGCCTAGTGGCCCGCGTCGTGGGTTTCCTGAGCCTTGGCATGCCCGGCCCATCTGCCGATCCCTTCTCTATCCAAAACGCCGCCTGAAGGCCCAGACGAGGCGTTGCCTGCCCCGAGGAAGACCGGGGTGGACTCCGCTTGGACGCCGATGCCCTGACGGGGCTCTCCTTTGGCAAGGAAATCCTCCCCAAGCGGCCTTGAAATGTCGGGTGGTCTGGACCCCGGCGCGTACCAGCCAAGGGGCTTCCCCAGCTTCCGCGCTTCGCTTGTGCAGCCGGGCGATGCCCCTCCCCGTTGGCAGGCCCGCTCATGGCCGGTGTCCCTCTCCTTACCCGACAGGCCGCAAAGGGTGCGGTCTCGAACCAAAAGGAGAAACCCATCATGAGCAACAAGCAGCAACCCGGAAGAAAGCCCACCCACGGCGTCTTCCACATCCGGGGCGAAGGCAAGAACGCTTACTGGACGAAGATCGGCGCCGCCTGGATCCACGAGGACGGCGAGGGCCTGAACCTGAGCCTCGACTTCATCCCGACCGATGCCAGCGGACGCCTCGTCATCCGCGCCAACAAAGCCGACGCGCAAACCCAAGGGGAGGCCGCCCGATGAGCCGCAGCGACTACGCCTTCCTCGCCGACCAATTCCCGGAGTTCAGGCTCCGGGCAAGGTCCGACCAGGAACTGGAGGACCTGCTCGATGCCTGGTTCGCCCACGACCACCTCGACGATAATCCCGTCTACAGCTGGAACGACGACGAAGAAGACGCCCAATGAGTCAGCTCAAGAGCTACACCGTCGCGATGATCATGTGGGAGACCTGGAACATCTGCGTCGATGCCGCCTCGGCGGATGAGGCCAAGGCACAAGCCCGGGCCTCTTACGAAAGGCACGGCCGTGGAGAATTCTCCCATCAGGCCAGCGGCGTCGACGGTTTCGAGATCATCGACGAACAGGAGGCCGACGAATGAGCACCGTCAATCCCTCCTGCAAGGACTTCACTATCATCCTGTACGAACGGAACGTGTTTCAGTTCACGGTCAGGGCCGAAAACGAGGAAGCTGCCGAAGACGTTGCCCTGGAAACCTACTACGGCTGGTCGGAAGCCGACCGCGCCCGATACATCTCCGGCGAACAGGGCGGCGTTGAACTGGACATCGAGGAGGCCGCCCAATGAGCGCCCCTCGTCTCCTCCTGCCCCATGAGCTTCGCACCCGCCATCTCGTCACCGAGACTGCCCGGGCCTTCCGGTTCGGGCCACGGCTCCATCCCAATCGGGCTGCCTATGAGTTCTACCCGACGCCACCTGAGGCAACCCGCGCCCTCCTTTCGGCTGAGACGTTCGACGGTCCCATCTGGGAGCCCGCCTGCGGCACCGGTTGGATCTCGACGGAACTGATTGCTGCCGGGTACGACGTCGTGTCCACCGACCTGGTCGATTACGGTTACGGTGAACCGGGCCGGGATTTCCTTGCTGAGCGAAAGCCGCTGGCGAGGCACATCGTCACCAATCCACCCTACGGGCGCGGGCTCGCCGATATGTTCGTGAAGCACGCGCTGGAGCTGACCGCCGAGAGCGGCGGCACGGTCGCGATGCTGCTGAACCTGTCGAGCCTTTGTCATCCGCTGCGGCATGCGTTTTACGTGAGCCACCCACCCGCCGTCATCTATGCGCTCGACGAATGCATCTGCTGGCCGTATGGCGACCCCGCACGGGCGACCACCACCATCGCAAAGCAGCGGTATTGCTGGCTGGTGTGGAAACATGGGCATTCCGTGGCGACGGAGTTCCGGTGGCTGCGGGTGCAGGACTTCGGCAGGACATAAACGAAACAGCCGGTTTTCACCGGCTGTTCGAGGGACACGCTACACGTCTCTCTCTTCCTGTCTAATCCTCTGTAAAGTATCTGCAATAATAGACAGGAACGATAGAACTAGCCCAAGTATAGCGCCCCAGAGAGCCGCCAACAGGCGCCACTCTTCAGGCGCTAAGAGATAGGATTGTGCCGAAAGAATCGCGAAGTACGAGAATGTAAACCACTTTCTCATCTGCACCTCCCTAAGGCCGCACCCCTTTGACCGGGGTGGTCAAAAGTACAAGTGCGCCGAGTGCAGAGGCTTATGGGAGGCGGGAGAATTGCGACTGACGGGGCTTCCGCAAAGCAGGGCGCTGGAACCGTAAGGCGCCTAATCCCTCAGGATATCGATCCGCGCAGCAGAGTCGGACTTCCTGCCGTCGCAAAGGAGATCTTCCTTCCGCACCGGGATCTTTGCCAGCGCCAGCGCATGAAGGATATAAGCCGTCACCGTCATGTCCTTCTCGAACGCGCGTTTCCTGAGGGCCTTTGAGACATACTCGGGCGCATAGATCGTGATGGAGGTCCGTTTTCCAGATGCGGCATCGGGCTCGCTCTGCTCGGCTTTCGGCCTGACGGGCTTCGGCCGGAGTCGCACGGGCTCGGGCTGCGGCGCGATTGAATGCACCACGGCTTGGCGGGGCGCGCTGTCGGCGACGTCCTGAGGGACAGCCTCGGGCACCACCAGCGCCGGGATCTGCTTCTCGTCCATGAACTCTTCCATCGCAGGGCCAAGGCCGAGGTTGAACGTATCCCGGCGTTTCAGTTTAAGCGGCGAGTTCATGGACGGCCTCCTCCGGATTGATGATGTCGAGGACTTCACCCAGGAGGGCATCGATCTCCTCAATGGTCTTTTTGACAGGAGCCCGTGTGTCGTCGGCAAAATGCGGGGGCTTCCCGGTGAGGAAGGCTTCCCGGTAGGCCGCGCGGTTATAAAGGAGCGTCCGGAATCTTGGCAAACCGGCCGCATCGATCTGCTCGACGGCGGCTGTCTGATAGGCCGGATGAAGCGGGTGAACATCGTTCAGGAGAATGAGGTGCGGGATCTTCTTGATCTGGCCGCGCGTGACAGCGCGAATGTCACGCAGAAGCCGCGTCGCCTGCACGAGGTCGGGGCCGCTGATGCGGGCGGGTGTGATGATCAGATCCGCAGCCGTGGCGGCGATGTACAGAGCCCTCTCCGCCGAACCGGCGACATCGATGAGGATGGAATCATACCCGGCGTCAACCTGGGATTCGAGCGTGTCGGTTAGCTGGTCGCTGGCCAGCGCCTTGACGGTGAGGCCCGCAACAGCGTCGGGATACTTTTCGTACCAGTCGGCGAGGGTTTTGTTGTTGTCGAGGTCAAGGATCAGAACCTTGCCCCCACCCCTGACGATCGCCCCTGCCAAGGAAAGGCAAAGGGTCGATTTGCCGACGCCGCCCTTGGGAGACCCAAAGACGATGACGCTGGCGCGTTCTTGCAGTTGTTCCATGCAGGCAATATCCGGACATCAGGAGATATGGTCAACAGGACAACCGGAGATATGGAGAACTGAACTGCCTGTCTTTAGTAAATCACGAACTCCGGTGTGACTGAAATGCAGCAATATTGAGATGCATATTTGGTGAGATACGTTAATCCATAACTCTTGATTTCCATAAATAAGGCATTCAGGTTTAGCTGACTTCCATACATCAAGAGAAAAAGAAGTCAGTAGAACATGACAAACATAACTCTGGAGAACCACATTCATGCTTATCAGGAGTTCCATAAATCTTGTCATTCAACAGTCGAAGCCGATTCCCTGAAACGCAAATCCGCGCTAATGTCTTCTCGTGAAATTGACCGACGCCCCAAACATCCGCGACCAGGACCTTCTGGCCGAGCTGGAGCGTCAGCGCACGAGCCCCGTTCTGGAAGTCATTATCCGCCAGCTGGAGCAGAAGCAGGCGAGACGCGATGAACTGGCGGCGCTTCCGCGCGACCAGCGGCGGCGCGTGGTGACGGCGGGCGCGCTTGAGCTCTCGGAGCCGTCGAAGCAGGACCTTCGCCATATCCACAGCGTGCTTGCCATCTGCGGCCTGCCTTACGACCGGCTGCCCATCGAGCAGCGGGAGTTCGAGCGCAAGCAGGGCAACATGGCGCTGGATGTGACAGCCGGTTTCCTGCGCGACCCCAATGGCGAAAAAATCCACCAGCCGGTGCCCTTCGGGCCGAAGGCGAGGCTGATCCTGATGCACCTTTGCTCGGAAGCCATCCGTCAGAAATCCCCGACCATCGAAATCGCCGACACGCTGACCGGCTTCGTCCGCGACATGGGCTTCCCGAAAAGCGGCGGCAAGAAAGGCCCGCTGACCGCGTTCAAGGAACAGCTCAACGCGCTTGCCGCCTGTACGATGAAGCTCACCGTCTGGAACGGGGAGCGCGTACGGACACGCTCCATCACGCCCATCGACGAGATGGACCTGTGGCTTCCGACCCATCCGGACCAGCGCAGCCTCTGGCCTTCGACCGTCACGTTCAGCCCGGCCATGTATGAGAGCTTGCAGAAGCACGCCCTTCCCATCAACACCCATGTCGTCAGGGCTTTTGCCGGGTCCGCGCGGAAGCTTGACCTGTATTTCTGGCTCGGCTACCGCATCCACAACATCGAAGAGCCGGTCACCATCAGCTGGGAGGCGCTTAAGGACCAGTTCGGGTCCGGCTTCAAGCGGGACAGGGACTTCCGGGCAAACCTTGCCCGCGAGCTCAACGAAATCAAGGAAACGCTAAGAAAGCTGCCGGTGAGCGTCACCGAGAACGGCCTGAAGCTCACGCCCGCCGAACCGAGCGCGCTCGCGCTGCCCGTGGCGAAGCCGGTCAAGCCGACCCTCATCCCGAAGGCATCCTGAGCCCCCTTTCTGGCGCAGACTTACTCGCGCCCAGCCGCTAATTATTCCGCAGATTTTCAGGGCATTTTGGCGCCATAGCGCAGACTTGCTCGCACCTTGGCGCAGACTTACTCGCGGGGAGGCCCCATTTGGCGCAGACTTACTCGCGCCCTGACGCAGACTTGGTCGCGCTTTGGCGCAGACTTGCTCGCGCTTAATATAGAACAGAACATTCCAGAACACGCCCAGAACATCTCTTTTACAGAAAAGAATCAGAATTTCAGAAAAGGAACTCAAAATTTCGGTACGATGAAATTCCTTTCGCACGGGGCAACCAGACCATTCCACCTGAGCCTCACGCAACGTCGGGCAATCAGGGGGCATGGAAGGCGGCCAGAGGCGGTTTTTTACACCCTGATAGAACCACCTTCGTTCGGGACGTCAAAAACCCCTATAAAGCCCGTTCAGGAAGTGCTGGCACGGGGGTAAACGAGACGTTTCGCCATGCCGCATCGGTTCCGACCGAGCCGCGTTCGATCCCGAGCTCATCGGCGATCGCCTGAAAGGCCATGATGAAGGCGGGCAAGGTGAAGGGGGCCAGCACGCCTTCCCGGCACCAGCCGAGATAGGCCTGATACAGCATCGGCGCGGTCAGCACGCCATCGGTCGCCGGATGGAGGCGCGCCAGCATGAAGGCGTCGACCTCGCCCAGCCGCTTGACGGGCACGACCGGAAGGTTTGACGGCATGGCGGGTTCCTTCGGAGCGGGGAGGGCGGCGTCGCGCCAGGGTGTGGTGACGAGATAGAGACCGAGCCCGCTTCCCGCTTCGACAAGCAGCGCAAGCAGCAGCGCGAGGCCGAGTTGCACGTCGTCGCTCCGGAAGGTCCTGTCGAACCAGCCGCCGAGCTTCGAGATGGCGGCGGCCTGCGGGTCCTCGGTGGTTGACGCGGCGGGGACCGTGTCGAGCTTTTGACGCACGTCCGTCAGTTCACCGTCGAGGCGGCCCGCTTCCTTCGCGGTGGCGAATTCGACGCCGAGGCGGCGCCAGCGCTCGCAGGGCTCGCGCGCTTCGAGCCGGTTGAGCGTGCATTCGCCCGAGAGGTCGCCGATTGTTCTTCGGCCGTAAACCGGTGTTGCGAGGATATCCGCCCGTTCCTGTTCGATGACGGATGGAGCGCGGGGGGTGCCGAGCGCGTCGCGGGCCGACTTGGCGCGGGTATAGCGGTCCTTGAGATCCTGGTACTTTTCGGCGCCGCCCTGCCGTTCGGCAGCCTTGGCGATGCGATGCTGGGCCGCGAAGCCGACCGCGCTTGAGAACGAATAGAGCGTGAATATGCCGAACACTGCTACCGCGCCGATGACCGCCAGCCGGTCACGCTTGCGGATGCCCCAGGCGATGGCAAACGGCATCATGGCCTTGATGCAATCTGCGGCGCCCGCGACGACGCCGTAGAGCCAGGCGTCGAACTCGGTGTCGGCGCTCCGGTAAGCCATGCGGAAGTTGAGGAGAACGGAGCCGAGGATCAGCACAAGACTGGCCGCGATCCCGAGGATCACCAGCACGTCGACGAAGTGGTCAGAATCCCTTTCCTTCACGGACACAGCGTAAGATGCCTTCCCATTCCTCGGGCTTGTAGCGCTGGCGGACCTGTTCGAGCTGATTTTCAATCGCCGAGCTCAGGACTTGTTCGCAGAAGGCATTCTTGTCAACTCCCGATGCAAGGCAAAGCACAGCCAAATCATGGGTGAGGGGTTCCGGAAGGCGAAGATTGAGGCGGCGGCGCTCGCCCTTGTAGTCACAGCGGCGCACCAAAGCTTTGGGAGCGGGTTTTAGCGCAACCGGCGTAGGGATTTCGATTGCGGGAGCGGTTTTCTCGACAGGCGCATGGGTTTGGGGAACCGGGGGAGCGGCTGGGACTTGGGGTGCCAACGGCTTAACCGGCGCGAACCGCCGCTTGAGTTCTTCCTGCCGCGCTGCCTTGTCCATATGTCGCTCTTTCCTGTGGTTGCAGCCTACT of Rhodomicrobium vannielii ATCC 17100 contains these proteins:
- the tnpA gene encoding IS66-like element accessory protein TnpA, yielding MSGDTFARRYSVVADTRRRWSEDEKQAIIAEALQPGVNVSAVARRHGIKPSLLFRWRKLAKNDEKPEPAPAFLPVSLTAPGKSRDTIYDHSASDAPAADNRIEIELLNGRRVRVGPGADMGALKRILDIADGRRP
- the tnpB gene encoding IS66 family insertion sequence element accessory protein TnpB (TnpB, as the term is used for proteins encoded by IS66 family insertion elements, is considered an accessory protein, since TnpC, encoded by a neighboring gene, is a DDE family transposase.), producing the protein MIPVPTGVRVWLATGHTDMRRGFPSLSLQVQEVLQRDPLSGHLFCFRGRRGDLLKVIWHDGQGACLFTKRLEKGRFLWPSPADGAISISPAQLGYLLSGIDWRNPQKTWRPTSVG
- the tnpC gene encoding IS66 family transposase, whose product is MILAERAARLSAEAVAARARAATSSTDALIAHLRLEIEKLRRVLYGSRSEHKARLLEQMELQLEELETAAAEDELLAETATARTQGTPSSTRKHPSRKPFPAHLPRERVVLPAPTCCPSCGSTKLSKLGEDVTETLEVVPRRWKVIQTVREKFSCRCCEAIAQPPAPFHATPRGFAGPGLLAMILFEKFGQHQPLNRQSERYAREGVELSVSTLADQVGSCMAALQPLQALIEAHVLSAERLFGDDTTVPILAKGKTVTGRIWTYVRDDRPFGGTAPPAALYYASRDRRQEHPESHLRDFAGILQADAYSGYNGLYDPAREKGAIVSALCWAHARRQFFELADIAANAKRGKQAPAISPIALEAVKRIDALFDIERSINGLPASERLRVRQKQSAPLLADLKTSLGEERSRLSRSASVARPIDYLLKRWDRFAAFLGDSRICLSNNSAERALRGFALGRKSWLFAGSDRGADRAAFMMTMIMTAKLNGIDPMAWLADVLARIAGQPQSRLHELLPWEWKQPGLQLAA
- a CDS encoding ArdC family protein, whose translation is MTRAAPSLDVYQAVTDRIVAALESAGEASLPWHRPGLDSLLPKNASTGNGYRGINVVSLWAEAQLAGYTRNLWASYRQWQELGAQVKKGAKSSIVIFYKEFEVEPETANPDDDGKRRVAKASRVFNASQVEGFELPPMPENLGPIARNARADEVVAATGADIRHGGEAAYYRPSADYIQMPEEGLFMDNAHRCRSEAYYSVLFHELGHWSGAERRLNRKLGNKFGSPDYALEELIAELTSAFLCAELRFSPQPRPDHAQYIANWLKALKSDKRAVFTASARAAEAADFLVKPSS
- a CDS encoding HNH endonuclease, with the translated sequence MRFWWVNQNQTYRHEIRGGYLWSPKRNANGNRNAFYESMREVAPGDIVFSFKDTLICAIGVAQSYCWESPKPDEFGNAGAYWEDIGWKVTVLFTELTHRIRPKDHMDLLKALLPRKYSPLQDSGNGNQAVYLTEVPEGMADALVGLIGYEAQVVLHAAGEVLPVPADDLEEQERKIEHRIEADSTIVETDRQALIRARRGQGLFKDRVSRIEACCRVTKVDNPTHLIASHCKPWRDSTNEERLDGENGLLLTPSIDHLFDRGFISFEDTGRLIISPVAHRPSLRRMGVETDNPVNVGVFTSGQKKFLDLHRNGVLLQAMRG
- a CDS encoding S1/P1 nuclease yields the protein MRKHIPAAILTVCSAVFHAGPAFGWGDTGHRIICRIAYDELRPEVRGRVDALEAIDPRYRTFTDLCTAADKSPRMRPAEHFVNLPRSARSIDPATPCPVSDRCVVSAVLDDMRDLAFAQDVTEQLRLLKTLTHFMGDIHQPMHVSFEDDKGGNLISASGLCGRSLHAAWDSCLIEKTLGFDSDTIATSLEAEITSGDRSRWLAGDIGPKAVASWANETFTITTRPEVGYCERASDGCRYSAYQPEYHGGAQKVVVVDEHYLSVNAPFVRDRIKAAGVRLGAVLNSVLMPDQSPVGEYPERTRQ
- a CDS encoding type II toxin-antitoxin system RelE/ParE family toxin → MPTHPPLSPKRLDISDAARADIRETITHLTEKAGGEVAMRFLQRIDDELVALADLGHSGVSREWISPGLRLHVLGDYCIYFRVTDRETRVVRFLHGARDVSAIVFDFEH
- a CDS encoding type II toxin-antitoxin system ParD family antitoxin; the protein is MSTQYRKTVSLTDRDDRFISAQIESGEYGNASEVVRAGLRLLEQEKLKLKALRQAIAEGDADLAAGRFRSYKAGDLVREMQDAIKR